One Vespula pensylvanica isolate Volc-1 chromosome 1, ASM1446617v1, whole genome shotgun sequence genomic region harbors:
- the LOC122627915 gene encoding chloride channel protein 2 isoform X1 produces the protein MANQTTKKELLEESLHHHHPEGNEEEVDKEWEEFTRLMAKLKENRRNRPHRPSQAFYPCPLPTPEEEQQDFDPFDYINTIMYGRYTKDLGEYAKEEARRLKYHDKARKKYDKTRAEDLRKSRRGPLCRKLLALLAFAWKHTGARLGEDWVFLALLGVIMALISYAMDRGISMCNNARIWLYQDLTSHPALQYLAWVSLPVCLILFSAGFVHIVAPQSIGSGIPEMKTILRGVALKEYLTFRTLIAKVIGLTATLGSGLPLGKEGPFVHIASIVATLLSKLVTSFQGIYENESRNCEMLAAACAVGVASCFAAPIGGVLFSIEVTTVYFAVRNYWRGFFAAVCGATMFRLLAIWFQREETITAMFVTNFTMDFPFDPYELFVFALIGVGSGLSGAFYVWLHRQYVIFMRKNKSMNSFLQKNRFLYPGIVSLLVSSVSFPLGLGQFMAGDLNTHDQVFGLFTNFTWTKDNLGVEENNIVKHWSTPYTDVFTGLLSYVLFTFIFSIISSTVPVPSGIFIPVFKIGAALGRTVGEAMALWFPHGVRYGGIITPIIPGGYATVGAAAFSGAVTHTISVSVIIFEMTGQITHIVPIMIAVLISNAIAALLQPSIYDSIILIKKLPYLPDLLPSSSGMYNVYVEDFMVRDVKYIWHGITYQRLKEILKENRKLRGFPLVDNPESMILLGSIQRLELIKLIEKHIGRERRLQVAQKWHKEAEERAREEMERQLREQEKTRRPSRFEVIPAPDILKMQRQSVNDLTMSTNNGGGPDHHTYHSPVFGTQPKKSILKKTNSFTLKGFSPLVSPAVTPYTTVTGAESRIRLAFEAIFRKSATLQDVDPDPEMGTATRRESQDCIDAQAHQPMLSSSPATSKKVQLPRERVIDMSAEDQKRWEESEMALEVDFSRCHIDPAPFQLVERTSLLKVHSLFSMVGVNHAYVTAIGRLVGVVALKELRKAIEDANAGILPMHAESHVDASNSSLVKSETDGENKNSVSAVNSVVSIENEKVEKV, from the exons ATGGCGAATCAAACAACGAAGAAGGAACTCTTGGAGGAGAGCctgcatcatcatcatccggAGGGCAATGAGGAAGAGGTTGACAAAGAGTGGGAGGAATTTACGAGACTGATGGCCAAGTTGAAGGAAAATCGGCGAAATAGGCCGCATAG ACCTTCACAAGCCTTCTACCCGTGTCCTCTACCAACTCCTGAAGAGGAGCAACAGGATTTCGATCCCTTCGACTATATAAATACGATT ATGTATGGTCGCTATACGAAGGACCTTGGTGAGTACGCAAAAGAAGAGGCAAGAAGACTCAAGTATCATGATAAGGCAAGAAAGAAGTACGACAAGACGAGGGCCGAGGATCTTCGAAAATCTCGAAGAGGTCCATTGTGTAGAAAACTCTTGGCCTTGCTTGCCTTCGCTTGGAAACACACCGGAGCTAGATTGGGCGAAGATTGGGTATTTCTGGCACTTTTGGGTGTTATCATGGCACTCATAAGTTATGCCATGGATCGTGGGATTTCAATGTGCAACAACG CTAGAATATGGCTCTATCAAGATCTGACGTCTCATCCTGCTCTCCAGTATCTCGCTTGGGTCTCATTGCCCGTTTGTCTGATTTTATTCAGCGCTGGTTTTGTACATATCGTGGCACCCCAGAGTATAGGCTCCGGTATACCAGAAATGAAGACGATCTTAAGAGGTGTAGCCTTGAAGGAGTATTTAACTTTCCGGACTCTTATAGCAAAG GTGATCGGTTTAACAGCCACGTTGGGCTCAGGTTTACCATTGGGTAAGGAAGGTCCATTCGTTCACATCGCCAGTATCGTTGCGACTCTCCTATCGAAATTGGTCACCAGTTTCCAAGGcatttatgaaaatgaaagcaGAAACTGTGAAATGTTGGCTGCAGCCTGTGCGGTTGGTGTCGCATCATGTTTCGCGGCACCCATCGGAGGTGTCCTCTTCAGCATCGAGGTCACCACAGTCTATTTCGCAGTACGGAATTATTGGCGTGGTTTCTTCGCTGCCGTTTGTGGTGCCACGATGTTTCGACTCCTGGCTATATGGtttcaaagagaagaaactatCACGGCCATGTTCGTCACTAACTTCACCATGGACTTCCCATTCGATCCTTACGAACTTTTTGTGTTCGCTCTTATTGGTGTCGGAAGCGGTTTGAGTGGTGCATTTTATGTATGGTTGCATCGACAATACGTTATATTtatgagaaagaataagagcaTGAACAGTTTCCTTCAGAAAAA TCGCTTTTTATATCCTGGCATCGTATCCCTTCTGGTATCATCGGTATCCTTCCCATTGGGATTAGGTCAGTTCATGGCCGGTGATTTGAACACTCACGATCAAGTATTTGGACTTTTCACAAATTTCACTTGGACGAAGGATAACTTGGGCGTCGAAGAAAACAACATAGTCAAGCATTGGTCGACCCCATACACCGACGTTTTCACCGGTCTCCTAAGCTACGTTCTCTTCACT TTCATCTTTTCCATCATAAGTTCGACGGTGCCTGTACCGTCTGGCATTTTCATCCCGGTTTTCAAAATCGGTGCAGCACTTGGAAGAACCGTTGGCGAGGCTATGGCCCTTTGGTTTCCACATGGTGTTCGATATGGTGGAATTATCACTCCCATCATACCAG GTGGTTATGCTACTGTAGGAGCAGCTGCCTTTTCTGGTGCCGTAACACATACCATATCCGTAAGCGTTATCATTTTTGAAATGACAGGACAAATCACTCATATAGTACCGATAATGATAGCAGTCTTGATCAGTAATGCGATCGCCGCACTTTTACAACCAAGCATATACGATAGCATTATACTTATCAAAAAGTTACCTTATCTACCGGATCTTCTACCATCGAGTTCAG GTATGTACAACGTTTACGTCGAAGACTTCATGGTACGTGACGTGAAATACATTTGGCACGGCATCACTTATCAAAGACTCAAAGAGATACTTAAGGAGAATCGCAAACTTCGTGGCTTTCCACTGGTAGATAATCCAGaatcaatgatattattgGGTTCAATTCAAAGGCTAGAATTGAtcaaattaatagaaaaacataTTGGACGTGAAAGGAGATTACAA GTCGCACAAAAATGGCACAAAGAAGCAGaggaaagagcaagagaagaGATGGAACGTCAATtgagagaacaagaaaaaacaagaagaccTTCCAGATTCGAGGTCATCCCAGCTCCAGACATTCTTAAAATGCAAAGGCAAAGTGTTAATGATCTAACGATGTCGACAAATAATGGTGGTGGGCCGGATCAT CATACGTATCATTCACCGGTCTTCGGAACTCAACCAAAGAAAtctattttaaagaaaaccaATTCCTTTACTTTGAAAGGATTTAGTCCACTAGTCAGCCCAGCTGTTACACCATATACAACGGTTACTGGAGCAGAAAGCAG AATACGTCTAGCCTTTGAAGcgatttttcgaaaatcaGCAACTCTGCAAGATGTTGATCCAGATCCAGAAATGGGTACTGCTACCAGACGTGAAAGTCAAGATTGTATAGATGCTCAGGCACATCAACCTATGCTTTCTTCTAGTCCAGCTACGTCGAAAAAAGTACAATTG CCGAGGGAGAGAGTAATTGATATGTCAGCTGAGGATCAAAAAAGATGGGAAGAAAGTGAGATGGCTCTTGAAGTAGACTTTTCCAGATGTCACATCGATCCTGCACCGTTCCAGCTTGTAGAAAGGACATCTTTGCTAAAAGTCCATAGTCTTTTTAGCATGGTTGGTGTAAACCATGCTTATGTGACAGCCATTGGAAGGTTGGTCGGAGTAGTGGCATTAAAAGAG ttgAGAAAAGCTATCGAGGACGCTAATGCAGGAATTTTGCCGATGCACGCGGAATCGCATGTCGATGCGTCAAATTCCAGTTTAGTGAAGAGTGAAACGgatggagaaaataaaaactcaGTCAGTGCGGTGAACTCCGTTGTTTCGATTGAAAATGAGAAAGTTGAAAAagtctga
- the LOC122627915 gene encoding chloride channel protein 2 isoform X4: MPAVLLNRAYFVCNDDYIVSMYGRYTKDLGEYAKEEARRLKYHDKARKKYDKTRAEDLRKSRRGPLCRKLLALLAFAWKHTGARLGEDWVFLALLGVIMALISYAMDRGISMCNNARIWLYQDLTSHPALQYLAWVSLPVCLILFSAGFVHIVAPQSIGSGIPEMKTILRGVALKEYLTFRTLIAKVIGLTATLGSGLPLGKEGPFVHIASIVATLLSKLVTSFQGIYENESRNCEMLAAACAVGVASCFAAPIGGVLFSIEVTTVYFAVRNYWRGFFAAVCGATMFRLLAIWFQREETITAMFVTNFTMDFPFDPYELFVFALIGVGSGLSGAFYVWLHRQYVIFMRKNKSMNSFLQKNRFLYPGIVSLLVSSVSFPLGLGQFMAGDLNTHDQVFGLFTNFTWTKDNLGVEENNIVKHWSTPYTDVFTGLLSYVLFTFIFSIISSTVPVPSGIFIPVFKIGAALGRTVGEAMALWFPHGVRYGGIITPIIPGGYATVGAAAFSGAVTHTISVSVIIFEMTGQITHIVPIMIAVLISNAIAALLQPSIYDSIILIKKLPYLPDLLPSSSGMYNVYVEDFMVRDVKYIWHGITYQRLKEILKENRKLRGFPLVDNPESMILLGSIQRLELIKLIEKHIGRERRLQVAQKWHKEAEERAREEMERQLREQEKTRRPSRFEVIPAPDILKMQRQSVNDLTMSTNNGGGPDHHTYHSPVFGTQPKKSILKKTNSFTLKGFSPLVSPAVTPYTTVTGAESRIRLAFEAIFRKSATLQDVDPDPEMGTATRRESQDCIDAQAHQPMLSSSPATSKKVQLPRERVIDMSAEDQKRWEESEMALEVDFSRCHIDPAPFQLVERTSLLKVHSLFSMVGVNHAYVTAIGRLVGVVALKELRKAIEDANAGILPMHAESHVDASNSSLVKSETDGENKNSVSAVNSVVSIENEKVEKV; encoded by the exons ATGCCGGCCGTTCTTCTTAACAGAGCATACTTTGTCTGTAATGATGACTACATTGTGAGT ATGTATGGTCGCTATACGAAGGACCTTGGTGAGTACGCAAAAGAAGAGGCAAGAAGACTCAAGTATCATGATAAGGCAAGAAAGAAGTACGACAAGACGAGGGCCGAGGATCTTCGAAAATCTCGAAGAGGTCCATTGTGTAGAAAACTCTTGGCCTTGCTTGCCTTCGCTTGGAAACACACCGGAGCTAGATTGGGCGAAGATTGGGTATTTCTGGCACTTTTGGGTGTTATCATGGCACTCATAAGTTATGCCATGGATCGTGGGATTTCAATGTGCAACAACG CTAGAATATGGCTCTATCAAGATCTGACGTCTCATCCTGCTCTCCAGTATCTCGCTTGGGTCTCATTGCCCGTTTGTCTGATTTTATTCAGCGCTGGTTTTGTACATATCGTGGCACCCCAGAGTATAGGCTCCGGTATACCAGAAATGAAGACGATCTTAAGAGGTGTAGCCTTGAAGGAGTATTTAACTTTCCGGACTCTTATAGCAAAG GTGATCGGTTTAACAGCCACGTTGGGCTCAGGTTTACCATTGGGTAAGGAAGGTCCATTCGTTCACATCGCCAGTATCGTTGCGACTCTCCTATCGAAATTGGTCACCAGTTTCCAAGGcatttatgaaaatgaaagcaGAAACTGTGAAATGTTGGCTGCAGCCTGTGCGGTTGGTGTCGCATCATGTTTCGCGGCACCCATCGGAGGTGTCCTCTTCAGCATCGAGGTCACCACAGTCTATTTCGCAGTACGGAATTATTGGCGTGGTTTCTTCGCTGCCGTTTGTGGTGCCACGATGTTTCGACTCCTGGCTATATGGtttcaaagagaagaaactatCACGGCCATGTTCGTCACTAACTTCACCATGGACTTCCCATTCGATCCTTACGAACTTTTTGTGTTCGCTCTTATTGGTGTCGGAAGCGGTTTGAGTGGTGCATTTTATGTATGGTTGCATCGACAATACGTTATATTtatgagaaagaataagagcaTGAACAGTTTCCTTCAGAAAAA TCGCTTTTTATATCCTGGCATCGTATCCCTTCTGGTATCATCGGTATCCTTCCCATTGGGATTAGGTCAGTTCATGGCCGGTGATTTGAACACTCACGATCAAGTATTTGGACTTTTCACAAATTTCACTTGGACGAAGGATAACTTGGGCGTCGAAGAAAACAACATAGTCAAGCATTGGTCGACCCCATACACCGACGTTTTCACCGGTCTCCTAAGCTACGTTCTCTTCACT TTCATCTTTTCCATCATAAGTTCGACGGTGCCTGTACCGTCTGGCATTTTCATCCCGGTTTTCAAAATCGGTGCAGCACTTGGAAGAACCGTTGGCGAGGCTATGGCCCTTTGGTTTCCACATGGTGTTCGATATGGTGGAATTATCACTCCCATCATACCAG GTGGTTATGCTACTGTAGGAGCAGCTGCCTTTTCTGGTGCCGTAACACATACCATATCCGTAAGCGTTATCATTTTTGAAATGACAGGACAAATCACTCATATAGTACCGATAATGATAGCAGTCTTGATCAGTAATGCGATCGCCGCACTTTTACAACCAAGCATATACGATAGCATTATACTTATCAAAAAGTTACCTTATCTACCGGATCTTCTACCATCGAGTTCAG GTATGTACAACGTTTACGTCGAAGACTTCATGGTACGTGACGTGAAATACATTTGGCACGGCATCACTTATCAAAGACTCAAAGAGATACTTAAGGAGAATCGCAAACTTCGTGGCTTTCCACTGGTAGATAATCCAGaatcaatgatattattgGGTTCAATTCAAAGGCTAGAATTGAtcaaattaatagaaaaacataTTGGACGTGAAAGGAGATTACAA GTCGCACAAAAATGGCACAAAGAAGCAGaggaaagagcaagagaagaGATGGAACGTCAATtgagagaacaagaaaaaacaagaagaccTTCCAGATTCGAGGTCATCCCAGCTCCAGACATTCTTAAAATGCAAAGGCAAAGTGTTAATGATCTAACGATGTCGACAAATAATGGTGGTGGGCCGGATCAT CATACGTATCATTCACCGGTCTTCGGAACTCAACCAAAGAAAtctattttaaagaaaaccaATTCCTTTACTTTGAAAGGATTTAGTCCACTAGTCAGCCCAGCTGTTACACCATATACAACGGTTACTGGAGCAGAAAGCAG AATACGTCTAGCCTTTGAAGcgatttttcgaaaatcaGCAACTCTGCAAGATGTTGATCCAGATCCAGAAATGGGTACTGCTACCAGACGTGAAAGTCAAGATTGTATAGATGCTCAGGCACATCAACCTATGCTTTCTTCTAGTCCAGCTACGTCGAAAAAAGTACAATTG CCGAGGGAGAGAGTAATTGATATGTCAGCTGAGGATCAAAAAAGATGGGAAGAAAGTGAGATGGCTCTTGAAGTAGACTTTTCCAGATGTCACATCGATCCTGCACCGTTCCAGCTTGTAGAAAGGACATCTTTGCTAAAAGTCCATAGTCTTTTTAGCATGGTTGGTGTAAACCATGCTTATGTGACAGCCATTGGAAGGTTGGTCGGAGTAGTGGCATTAAAAGAG ttgAGAAAAGCTATCGAGGACGCTAATGCAGGAATTTTGCCGATGCACGCGGAATCGCATGTCGATGCGTCAAATTCCAGTTTAGTGAAGAGTGAAACGgatggagaaaataaaaactcaGTCAGTGCGGTGAACTCCGTTGTTTCGATTGAAAATGAGAAAGTTGAAAAagtctga
- the LOC122627915 gene encoding chloride channel protein 2 isoform X2 encodes MKNIKNKIYSEDLQREGDILTGGGNKQREHAFFRIIIVMYGRYTKDLGEYAKEEARRLKYHDKARKKYDKTRAEDLRKSRRGPLCRKLLALLAFAWKHTGARLGEDWVFLALLGVIMALISYAMDRGISMCNNARIWLYQDLTSHPALQYLAWVSLPVCLILFSAGFVHIVAPQSIGSGIPEMKTILRGVALKEYLTFRTLIAKVIGLTATLGSGLPLGKEGPFVHIASIVATLLSKLVTSFQGIYENESRNCEMLAAACAVGVASCFAAPIGGVLFSIEVTTVYFAVRNYWRGFFAAVCGATMFRLLAIWFQREETITAMFVTNFTMDFPFDPYELFVFALIGVGSGLSGAFYVWLHRQYVIFMRKNKSMNSFLQKNRFLYPGIVSLLVSSVSFPLGLGQFMAGDLNTHDQVFGLFTNFTWTKDNLGVEENNIVKHWSTPYTDVFTGLLSYVLFTFIFSIISSTVPVPSGIFIPVFKIGAALGRTVGEAMALWFPHGVRYGGIITPIIPGGYATVGAAAFSGAVTHTISVSVIIFEMTGQITHIVPIMIAVLISNAIAALLQPSIYDSIILIKKLPYLPDLLPSSSGMYNVYVEDFMVRDVKYIWHGITYQRLKEILKENRKLRGFPLVDNPESMILLGSIQRLELIKLIEKHIGRERRLQVAQKWHKEAEERAREEMERQLREQEKTRRPSRFEVIPAPDILKMQRQSVNDLTMSTNNGGGPDHHTYHSPVFGTQPKKSILKKTNSFTLKGFSPLVSPAVTPYTTVTGAESRIRLAFEAIFRKSATLQDVDPDPEMGTATRRESQDCIDAQAHQPMLSSSPATSKKVQLPRERVIDMSAEDQKRWEESEMALEVDFSRCHIDPAPFQLVERTSLLKVHSLFSMVGVNHAYVTAIGRLVGVVALKELRKAIEDANAGILPMHAESHVDASNSSLVKSETDGENKNSVSAVNSVVSIENEKVEKV; translated from the exons atgAAGAACATtaagaacaaaatttatagTGAAGATCTacaaagagaaggagacaTTTTAACGGGGGGAGgaaacaaacaaagagaaCATGCATTCTTTAGGATTATCATCGTA ATGTATGGTCGCTATACGAAGGACCTTGGTGAGTACGCAAAAGAAGAGGCAAGAAGACTCAAGTATCATGATAAGGCAAGAAAGAAGTACGACAAGACGAGGGCCGAGGATCTTCGAAAATCTCGAAGAGGTCCATTGTGTAGAAAACTCTTGGCCTTGCTTGCCTTCGCTTGGAAACACACCGGAGCTAGATTGGGCGAAGATTGGGTATTTCTGGCACTTTTGGGTGTTATCATGGCACTCATAAGTTATGCCATGGATCGTGGGATTTCAATGTGCAACAACG CTAGAATATGGCTCTATCAAGATCTGACGTCTCATCCTGCTCTCCAGTATCTCGCTTGGGTCTCATTGCCCGTTTGTCTGATTTTATTCAGCGCTGGTTTTGTACATATCGTGGCACCCCAGAGTATAGGCTCCGGTATACCAGAAATGAAGACGATCTTAAGAGGTGTAGCCTTGAAGGAGTATTTAACTTTCCGGACTCTTATAGCAAAG GTGATCGGTTTAACAGCCACGTTGGGCTCAGGTTTACCATTGGGTAAGGAAGGTCCATTCGTTCACATCGCCAGTATCGTTGCGACTCTCCTATCGAAATTGGTCACCAGTTTCCAAGGcatttatgaaaatgaaagcaGAAACTGTGAAATGTTGGCTGCAGCCTGTGCGGTTGGTGTCGCATCATGTTTCGCGGCACCCATCGGAGGTGTCCTCTTCAGCATCGAGGTCACCACAGTCTATTTCGCAGTACGGAATTATTGGCGTGGTTTCTTCGCTGCCGTTTGTGGTGCCACGATGTTTCGACTCCTGGCTATATGGtttcaaagagaagaaactatCACGGCCATGTTCGTCACTAACTTCACCATGGACTTCCCATTCGATCCTTACGAACTTTTTGTGTTCGCTCTTATTGGTGTCGGAAGCGGTTTGAGTGGTGCATTTTATGTATGGTTGCATCGACAATACGTTATATTtatgagaaagaataagagcaTGAACAGTTTCCTTCAGAAAAA TCGCTTTTTATATCCTGGCATCGTATCCCTTCTGGTATCATCGGTATCCTTCCCATTGGGATTAGGTCAGTTCATGGCCGGTGATTTGAACACTCACGATCAAGTATTTGGACTTTTCACAAATTTCACTTGGACGAAGGATAACTTGGGCGTCGAAGAAAACAACATAGTCAAGCATTGGTCGACCCCATACACCGACGTTTTCACCGGTCTCCTAAGCTACGTTCTCTTCACT TTCATCTTTTCCATCATAAGTTCGACGGTGCCTGTACCGTCTGGCATTTTCATCCCGGTTTTCAAAATCGGTGCAGCACTTGGAAGAACCGTTGGCGAGGCTATGGCCCTTTGGTTTCCACATGGTGTTCGATATGGTGGAATTATCACTCCCATCATACCAG GTGGTTATGCTACTGTAGGAGCAGCTGCCTTTTCTGGTGCCGTAACACATACCATATCCGTAAGCGTTATCATTTTTGAAATGACAGGACAAATCACTCATATAGTACCGATAATGATAGCAGTCTTGATCAGTAATGCGATCGCCGCACTTTTACAACCAAGCATATACGATAGCATTATACTTATCAAAAAGTTACCTTATCTACCGGATCTTCTACCATCGAGTTCAG GTATGTACAACGTTTACGTCGAAGACTTCATGGTACGTGACGTGAAATACATTTGGCACGGCATCACTTATCAAAGACTCAAAGAGATACTTAAGGAGAATCGCAAACTTCGTGGCTTTCCACTGGTAGATAATCCAGaatcaatgatattattgGGTTCAATTCAAAGGCTAGAATTGAtcaaattaatagaaaaacataTTGGACGTGAAAGGAGATTACAA GTCGCACAAAAATGGCACAAAGAAGCAGaggaaagagcaagagaagaGATGGAACGTCAATtgagagaacaagaaaaaacaagaagaccTTCCAGATTCGAGGTCATCCCAGCTCCAGACATTCTTAAAATGCAAAGGCAAAGTGTTAATGATCTAACGATGTCGACAAATAATGGTGGTGGGCCGGATCAT CATACGTATCATTCACCGGTCTTCGGAACTCAACCAAAGAAAtctattttaaagaaaaccaATTCCTTTACTTTGAAAGGATTTAGTCCACTAGTCAGCCCAGCTGTTACACCATATACAACGGTTACTGGAGCAGAAAGCAG AATACGTCTAGCCTTTGAAGcgatttttcgaaaatcaGCAACTCTGCAAGATGTTGATCCAGATCCAGAAATGGGTACTGCTACCAGACGTGAAAGTCAAGATTGTATAGATGCTCAGGCACATCAACCTATGCTTTCTTCTAGTCCAGCTACGTCGAAAAAAGTACAATTG CCGAGGGAGAGAGTAATTGATATGTCAGCTGAGGATCAAAAAAGATGGGAAGAAAGTGAGATGGCTCTTGAAGTAGACTTTTCCAGATGTCACATCGATCCTGCACCGTTCCAGCTTGTAGAAAGGACATCTTTGCTAAAAGTCCATAGTCTTTTTAGCATGGTTGGTGTAAACCATGCTTATGTGACAGCCATTGGAAGGTTGGTCGGAGTAGTGGCATTAAAAGAG ttgAGAAAAGCTATCGAGGACGCTAATGCAGGAATTTTGCCGATGCACGCGGAATCGCATGTCGATGCGTCAAATTCCAGTTTAGTGAAGAGTGAAACGgatggagaaaataaaaactcaGTCAGTGCGGTGAACTCCGTTGTTTCGATTGAAAATGAGAAAGTTGAAAAagtctga